The genomic segment AGAAGCGATCAAAGCAAACGGCGGCAAAAAGCCAACTCGTGAACAAGTGCTGGAAGCTGTTCACAAAACCAAAGATTACAAAGGCAAATTCGTCAACGTAACATTCAATGATAAAGGCGATAACGACTTTGCTTCCGTATACGTGTACAAGTATGAGGACGGAAAGAAAGTATTTATGGGTGAAGCGAAGTAATTTTTCATTAGGAATAAGCCGTCTGGGACATACTAGGTTTGGCATGAATACCAGAATGAAAAGGAAGGGATTCTAATGTCAAACAATCGAAACACGAAGAATGGCGGCAATCAAGGACACAGCAGCAAGACGCAAGGCACCCAGAAGCAAAAGTCCGAAAGAGATCGTAACCTGAATAAGCAAGATCCACAATAACAATGACAAAAGCCCACCCGTTTGAGCCAAAGGAGCTCGCGGGAGGGCTTTTGCTTGTTAAATGCCTTGCTTGCTGGGCAAACGCTTTTCGGGATGACCGTAGCCTTGATGTTGTCTGCTTCGCAGATTTTTCGCTTGGGATTCGCGAATTTTGGCCACGAACTCACTCGTGCTCATTTTAGTGAAATCCATAGGGCACCTCCACTGATGATGGGATGTACACCTTTCTAGGATGACCCAATTTGGTCCTGTACAATCGGAAGTGTAATCTCTACTACTGTACCTTCGTGCTCCCTGCTTTTAATTTCCAGGCTGCCGTTGTGGTCTTTCATGATTTTGCTGCTGATCATGAGGCCGAGGCCAGTTCCGTTTTCTTTTGTCGTGAAAAAGGGGGCGCCCAGCTTGTGAATCATTTCTTCAGAGATTCCACAGCCAGTATCCGTGAGCGTAATGAGCACCTGATGATTGTCTTTTAAAGTGGTGGCAATCAGAACTTCACCATGTCCGTCGATCGCTTCAATGGCATTTTTAATGATGTTGATAAAGACCTGCTTGAGCTGGTTTTCTTCTCCCGCAATGATCGGATGGTAAGCGAAT from the Brevibacillus brevis genome contains:
- a CDS encoding DUF4023 domain-containing protein, whose protein sequence is MDFTKMSTSEFVAKIRESQAKNLRSRQHQGYGHPEKRLPSKQGI